The genomic segment TATCCAGAATTATGTAGAATATATCAAGCATGAGGAAGAATTGCGTGCTACGCTTAAATCTTGTGATTCTCTAGCAGAAGTTGAGCGAAAAATCATGTTATCACCTCGACTAAAACCTACAAGAGCTAACGTGCTGCCTATTGATGTGGTAAGCACCCAACTAAAGGGTATCAGCGAGTTACAGGCTTTCCAGACTCGTTCTCTTATCGAGAACAACAAAGTCTTTGTCAAAGCTTTCCTCGAACAGCATAAGAATGACTTTGAATACGTTCAGTATAGATATCAAACTGCCGACCGTCAGCATCGTAGTATGATGTTGACAGTAGAAGAAGCCATAGATTTCTTGCGTAAGTTCAGATTTTCAGATTTGAACGAACAGATGAGAAAGATAGATACAATTAGATATTTGCGATATCTGGACTCCCAGAAGATTATCAAAAACGTTAGATTCATTCAGATGGCATGGCAGGAGAATCCTATTCGAGAACGTTCCTTTATCAAGGATAGCAAGTGCGTTACATCCCTGTTTGCGGGTCAGAGTGAAGATGGTGTAATTTATCCTGGTGACCGAAAGATGTGCGATCCGGATACGATTACTATTCAGTTGCACCATGTAAAGTTCATTGATAGTACTCTAGAGTTACCACCAGACGCTTATGCGTTGGCTATCAACTATCCTGAAAAAATAGCAACCAACTACATTAGTACCAGGGGTACAACTGAGGATGTTGACGACGATGAAGAATAATTAACATCTTAACAAAAATAACAAACAAGATGGACATAAAAGATATCATAAAACAATTTAGAAACATAGAGCGCCCTTCTTCTAATGATGACGTCTTGCCTGTCGTTTCTATCGGAGGTATGCTTCACAAGTTGAGTGTATCTCCTGAGGGATTCCCACGCTTTTTTGTGGCAACTAGCACTACTTCTTCTCCTTCTCAAAATATCATAAGAGAGTTGTTGTCTGTAGAATATAACTTAGAATGTACCATCTCTAAAGATGATGGTGCTAAAGAAGATAATATTTTTACCGTAATAACACTGAGAACTCCAGAGCATGCACTACAAGATTATTTTATAGAGATTGTTGTAATGATGCTGGAGAAGTTTCAGAAAGAACCAACTTGTCATGAAGTAGCAGTAGAGGTTGAGAATTTGATATCGATATTCTCGGCATTGAATAATCCTCCACGAAAGAAGATACAGGGACTTTGGACAGAGTTGTTAGTCATAGACCAAGCATCATTCCCCAATACGCTGATTACAGCTTGGCATAATGACCCTACAGCGAAATATGATTTTACCCTGGGACGTGACAAGATAGAAGTGAAGAGCACCGCTAGTGAGAAGAGAGTGCATCACTTTTCTTATGACCAGTTGAATCCATCTGTTCATTCGCAGCTTCTTATAGCTTCTGCCATCGTTAGAGAATCTGGTGAGAACGAGAATGGTCTTTCGATATATGACCTCTATGAGAAAATCTATAAACGGCTGCATGTTACAGATTATCGTTTGAAATTGTATAAAGTGATAGCCGAAACCGTAGGAAGTGATGTTGTAAAACTCAAGGAGGTGCACTTCGATTATATACAGGCAGTTGATTCCTTAAAATTCTATGATGCGCGAAAAGTGCCTCATATTAATGAAGATGGGATTCCTGCTCATGTTAGCGAAGTGAAATTTGCGAGCGATTTGAGCGATGTCGAAGACGTCCTGTCCGGTGATTCTGACTTTGATTACAGTAAGAGTCCATTATATAAAAGTTTATTCACCCCTAAAAACGAAGAATCATGAATAGTGAAAAAACAAGTAGAGATTCTCTCAAAGAACTCTTATGTGATGCTTTAGGAAGTAGAGAAAGTTTTCGCTGTATAGAAGGTGTAAACCCATGTCTAATTACCCTCAATGGTATTAAGTTTTGGATTTATCAGAAGAATATTACTTCTACAGCCTTTAATAAAGATAGCGATCAGTCTGATGTTAATCGTATCCAATTGCCTGAAAGATCAACCTTCCAGCCAATTAAGGATTCTGATATAGCATTTATATTTCTTGGTTATGACAACGATAATGATGTATATGTGACATGGAACCCATATACAACCAAACAGCGTCTGAACAAAACTAAGAATGTCTCTTTTTATTCACGAAAAAATGCCCAACAATTAGCACGTGAGACTGGTGCTTTTCAGCAAGCGATTCAAACTAATGGAAGCATAGTCTTGGCGTTCCCAAGAACTCGTTTGGCTGATTATCTGTTGAATATTGCTGACTATTTCCCAGAAATGACAGAATACGTTGCTATCGGGTCCAAGAGAAGAAAAGCTGCTGATGAAGCTTATAAAAGATTCGTAGACCTGAAGAATATCAAAGATTTTTTGGCGTATCTGAGAAGTAAAGATTATCTGAAGGAAGAGCAATGTCTGGCGTATTTTAAGGTAATTAAGAAGTTGATTTCAGATGTTATTACTCCAGAAATATCTTGCCGAAAAATCTTTGTTAAATATGATGATATAAAAGAGTATACTAAGGCTATTGTCCCTCTTCTTAATACAAACGAAATCAATATCCTTAGTCCTGAAGAAATTGAATGTGTTGAACCTGCATTGATTGCATATATCACATATCTTAAAAATGTTTCAGTTGATTCAACCACAGAGTATGTTGATTCTAAAGATGAAACAAATGAAAGCTCTGCTGAAGATTTGTATATGAACGATGAAGAAACTGATGATGAGGAGCAAGATGAGGAAGGGAGTGATGTAGAGGGAACGCCAGTAGTTGTGGATCCTGACAAGAAAAACATAAAGAATGGGAAATTGCTCAGAATAGCAAATCCTGACATCATAAATTCTTTGCGTCCATATCTTGATGTAGAGTATAAAAACAGTCAGGGTGCTATGAATATTCTTTATGACTATTATAGCGATAGATGTCCTAACATGGAATTTAGAGACTGGAAGAAGTTGATAGATGCTATTGACTGGAAGAACCCTATACCTGTAGAGGAATCAGATGAAAGTAAGCGCAAGAAAAAATATGTTATTGCAACCATATTTCCAGACAGTAGTTACATTATGTATAAAAATGTAGCTCAAACCTTTATTGAATCTATCGAAGCAATTGGTATTGAAGAGTTTAAGTCTCTTAATTTATCAGCAGCAAATGTTCCTGTCGTTTCAGAATATGCCGATAGTAAATATGCGTCTGCTCAACATGTAACAGATTCTGGTTACTACATCATGACTAATATGTCTACATTTCAAAAAGTGAATATGCTGTTTTATGCGATAAATCAGTTTCATTTGGATTTTAAAATAGCGGTAATTCCACTATCTCATTTTGAAGATGAAGACTTAGACTTTAGTCCATATATAGTGAAAGAACCTTTTGTACCAAAGACATCATCAAATAGACTGAAGATTAGAATTTCATTCTCTGATGGTACCTTTATTCAAGAGAATCAGGTCTCAACAACTTTGGTAAAAGCTGTACAATTAGCTGGAGCCGAAAGAGTCTTGGGGCTTAATCTTAGAATAGGTAAAAGGTTTTTCATGTTGAATCATCTTTCTGAAGAAGAACAGAAAATGACAAAATTCAAGAAAGTGGATGAAAATCTATGGATTGACACCAATAGTGATACCGAGAGTAAATATAATACTTTGGTAGAAATCAATGAAAAATTGAACCTTGGTTGGTATATAGAAAAGGTTGATCCACTTCATAACAATTCATATTAAGATGCAGTCTGCTTGAATGCAAACAGATTGTTCTGATTGCTCCATGCAAACTCTTAAATAAAAGCCATTGCTTATGTCTGTAAAAAGATATTATTATAGTGATACAATTTCCGATTTTATACAAAAAGAGGAAAAAGCTATAGTAGGAGAACTAGCTCTTGCTTATTCGCACGACATCAATGAAGAAACTAAAAGATCCTGGCTTGATGAAATACGAGTAATGCGTTCTGTTTTAGGTAAATATAGAGACCGTGGTAGTGTGTATTTTGAATACAATATACCACGAATGGGGCGGCGTGCTGATGTTATTGTTCTGATAGATGATATTGTATTTGTTCTCGAGTTTAAAACTGCAGAGTCAAAGTTTACACGAGATGCCTACATTCAGGTTTGGGACTATGCTCTAGACTTAAAAAACTTTCAGGAAGGAAGTCGCTGTCGTAAGATGATTCCGATTCTTGTTGCACCTTCAGAAAAAGATAAGCATTGCGTGATGGATTTGTCTCATTTTGAGGACCTTGTTTATAAGCCAATGCAAGTAAACGGAAAACAATTGCAAAATGCGATAGATAACGTTTTAGCGGAAATAGGAGAAGAGGTTGTATTCTCGGCTGATAGAGATAATTTTTGGGCCAAGAGCGGCTATGAGCCAACACCTACGATTATCGAAGCAGCTATTGCGCTCTATGAAGAAAATACTGTAGAGGATATTACCAAACATGACGGTGATATTGATGCTACCTCAAAATGTTTGGAGAATATTATCAACGAATGTCGTGAAAAGAAACAGAAAGCAATCTGTTTCGTTACAGGAGTACCAGGAGCAGGGAAAACTCTTATTGGATTACAGACAGCTATCAGCCAGTTTGAGCAGAATGAAAAAGCGGTATACCTGTCAGGTAACTTTCCTCTGGTAGAAGTCTTGCAGGAAGCTCTTACGCGCGATTATGTGAGGAGATGTAAGGAGAAAGGTAAGCGTTGTACCAAGGCAGAAGCAAAGAGTAAAGTGAAGGCTTTTATCCAGATGATTCATCATTATCGGGACTTTTACCTTAACGGAACTGAAGTGAAAAATGGGAAAATAGTTCCTATAGAAGGCTATTTCCTGAGTCATACTGATAAG from the Segatella copri genome contains:
- a CDS encoding DUF2075 domain-containing protein, with the translated sequence MSVKRYYYSDTISDFIQKEEKAIVGELALAYSHDINEETKRSWLDEIRVMRSVLGKYRDRGSVYFEYNIPRMGRRADVIVLIDDIVFVLEFKTAESKFTRDAYIQVWDYALDLKNFQEGSRCRKMIPILVAPSEKDKHCVMDLSHFEDLVYKPMQVNGKQLQNAIDNVLAEIGEEVVFSADRDNFWAKSGYEPTPTIIEAAIALYEENTVEDITKHDGDIDATSKCLENIINECREKKQKAICFVTGVPGAGKTLIGLQTAISQFEQNEKAVYLSGNFPLVEVLQEALTRDYVRRCKEKGKRCTKAEAKSKVKAFIQMIHHYRDFYLNGTEVKNGKIVPIEGYFLSHTDKSYIPTEHVAIFDEAQRAWTKEELARFMKEKKSIKDFPYSEPEYLMSCMDRQTDWGLVVCLIGGGQEINKGEAGISEWITSLNRSFSDWHVYMSNMLTEKEYADGKALELLDIDNSQIHVEQSLHLSVSMRSFRAEKVSMFVHQLLNLQKDEAALTLRELQNYPIVLTRSLDTAKQWLKAHARGSERYGLLASSKAERLKAISINVRYQPDFVHWFLEDESDIRSSNALEDTLTEFKVQGLEIDWACVAWDADLRLNKDHTKWEHYQLRSGTKWQNINKPINREYQINAYRVLLTRARQGMVLVVPNGDHGVPPDETRKPEWYDGIYNYLKEIGIKEI
- a CDS encoding PD-(D/E)XK motif protein, coding for MDIKDIIKQFRNIERPSSNDDVLPVVSIGGMLHKLSVSPEGFPRFFVATSTTSSPSQNIIRELLSVEYNLECTISKDDGAKEDNIFTVITLRTPEHALQDYFIEIVVMMLEKFQKEPTCHEVAVEVENLISIFSALNNPPRKKIQGLWTELLVIDQASFPNTLITAWHNDPTAKYDFTLGRDKIEVKSTASEKRVHHFSYDQLNPSVHSQLLIASAIVRESGENENGLSIYDLYEKIYKRLHVTDYRLKLYKVIAETVGSDVVKLKEVHFDYIQAVDSLKFYDARKVPHINEDGIPAHVSEVKFASDLSDVEDVLSGDSDFDYSKSPLYKSLFTPKNEES